A window from Scleropages formosus chromosome 17, fSclFor1.1, whole genome shotgun sequence encodes these proteins:
- the marveld2b gene encoding MARVEL domain-containing protein 2b, producing MSSGCGSSARFDRIRDVRCVAEVPEIQFEREVGPVPREEVGRAEQTLGSNPIAALSFPAHYPVGPEFYPSDSEESLHVTEEHSVCRSIPGSVREFFQRTDRRSKRGSTERRSKQGSAPVSQSNISSRNATSSVFQQPKRTMSEGSDNFRKEHEATLFDEPVRSVDGRTFHTALTYEERMAVYQQHYGYMKTWAGMLRILGCVQLLFGAAVFACACAYVYKDNEWYTMFGNTQPQAYGGYLSGMGSMGSMGSMGGMGSYGGSGFGGIYYTGPQTPFVLVVAGLAWVVTVILLVLGMTMHYRTVLLNSAWWPIMEFFTNLVLAVLYLAAAIVYVRDTRRGGLCDYPTFNVGISGGFCQTEPGQTAAIVFLFVTFLLYVASAVVCIKLQRHEAARMRRERSGQEMKMAGYSVPTLMNYGDLRAPPPKEAEVTRIQPEVSDGHLPSGPFPEPVFIPDYTEKYPSIHTEEERDRYRAVFNDQYAEYKELNAEVQVVLKRFDELDALMRSLSSQPYNQMEQARIQEILHEYQRKKMDPSFLEKRERCEYLKSKLSHIKQKIQEYDKIMDWNDGCS from the exons ATGTCTTCTGGTTGCGGCTCCTCTGCCCGCTTTGACCGGATTCGAGACGTGCGCTGTGTTGCCGAGGTTCCCGAGATCCAGTTCGAGAGAGAAGTGGGCCCTGTTCCTCGAGAGGAGGTGGGACGTGCTGAGCAGACACTTGGCTCCAACCCCATAGCTGCCCTTTCCTTCCCGGCACACTACCCTGTGGGGCCTGAGTTTTACCCCAGTGACAGCGAGGAGAGCCTCCATGTGACCGAGGAACATTCAGTTTGCCGCTCAATTCCTGGCTCCGTGAGGGAGTTTTTCCAGCGCACAGACAGAAGAAGCAAACGGGGGTCCACGGAGAGAAGAAGCAAACAGGGCTCCGCTCCCGTGTCACAAAGCAACATCTCCAGCCGCAACGCCACTTCCTCTGTCTTCCAGCAGCCCAAGCGCACGATGTCGGAGGGCAGCGACAATTTCCGCAAGGAGCACGAGGCCACGCTGTTTGACGAGCCGGTGCGCTCCGTTGACGGACGCACGTTCCACACAGCTCTGACGTACGAGGAGAGAATGGCTGTTTATCAGCAACATTACGGCTACATGAAGACATGGGCTGGAATGCTACGCATCCTGGGATGCGTCCAACTGCTGTTTGGGGCAGCCGTCTTCGCCTGTGCCTGTGCGTACGTGTACAAGGACAATGAGTGGTACACCATGTTTGGCAACACCCAGCCGCAGGCGTACGGGGGATACTTGTCTGGCATGGGCAGCATGGGCAGTATGGGCAGTATGGGTGGCATGGGCAGCTACGGGGGCAGCGGCTTTGGTGGGATCTACTACACGGGACCCCAGACTCCATTCGTGCTGGTGGTGGCGGGGTTAGCGTGGGTGGTCACTGTGATCCTGCTCGTCCTGGGAATGACCATGCACTACCGCACTGTCCTGCTCAACTCGGCCTGGTGGCCAATCATGGAGTTTTTCACCAACCTCGTCCTGGCCGTGCTGTACTTAGCAGCGGCCATTGTGTATGTGAGGGACACTCGCCGCGGGGGTCTGTGCGACTACCCGACCTTCAACGTTGGCATCAGTGGCGGCTTTTGCCAGACCGAGCCTGGCCAGACGGCTGCCATTGTGTTCCTCTTCGTGACTTTTCTGCTTTATGTGGCCAGTGCTGTCGTGTGCATCAAGCTGCAGAGGCATGAAGCGGCCCGTATGCGCCGCGAGCGCAGCGGTCAAGAG ATGAAAATGGCTGGATATTCTGTTCCAACACTCATG AATTATGGTGATTTGAGGGCTCCACCACCAAAGGAGGCAGAAGTCACAAGAATTCAGCCAGAGGTTTCAGATGGACATCTCCCTTCAGGACCTTTTCCCGAACCTGTGTTCATTCCTGACTATACTGA GAAGTATCCGTCCATCCACACAGAGGAGGAACGGGACCGATACAGGGCCGTGTTCAATGACCAGTATGCAGAGTACAAGGAACTGAATGCAGAGGTGCAGGTTGTGCTGAAGAGGTTCGATGAGCTGGATGCCTTAATGCGCAGTCTGTCTTCGCAACCTTACAACCAGATG GAACAAGCTCGCATCCAGGAAATCCTGCATGAgtatcagaggaaaaaaatg GACCCTTCCTTCCTTGAGAAGAGGGAGCGCTGTGAATACTTAAAGAGCAAGCTGTCCCACatcaaacagaaaatacaggAGTATGATAAAATAATGGACTGGAATGACGGCTGCAGCTGA
- the ak6 gene encoding adenylate kinase isoenzyme 6, whose protein sequence is MKTMKRPNILLTGTPGVGKTTLGKELAERTGLCYINVGEVAQEGQLYDGFDEEYQCPVLDEDRVIDELEDRMSEGGVIVDYHGCDFFPERWFDIVFVLRTDNTCLYTRLENRGYTGKKLEDNVQCEIFQTIYEEAMGAYKEEIVHQLPSNEPEDLERNVEQITQWVEQWMKDNN, encoded by the exons ATGAAAACGATGAAGAGACCCAACATTCTTTTAACAG GAACCCCTGGAGTTGGAAAGACCACCCTGGGGAAGGAGCTCGCTGAGAGAACAGGCCTGTGCTACATCAACGTGGGCGAAGTGGCGCAGGAAG GGCAGCTCTATGATGGTTTTGATGAGGAGTACCAGTGTCCAGTGTTGGATGAGGACAGG GTTATTGATGAGCTGGAGGACAGGATGAGTGAAGGAGGGGTGATTGTGGATTATCATGGATGTGACTTTTTCCCTGAGAGGTGGTTTGATATTGTCTTTGTACTGCGCACAGACAACACTTGCCTCTACACTCGACTAGAGAACAG GGGGTACACAGGAAAGAAGCTTGAGGACAATGTCCAGTGTGAGATCTTCCAGACTATCTATGAAGAAGCCATGGGTGCTTACAAAGAGGAGATTGTTCACCAGTTGCCCAGCAACGAGCCTGAAGACCTAGAAAGGAACGTGGAACAGATCACACAATGGGTAGAGCAATGGATGAAGGATAATAACTAA
- the ccdc125 gene encoding coiled-coil domain-containing protein 125 isoform X1: MQVGGEHAAPVSRRPREDDMMEGDLGDGMGKKPGGLYGKTQQVLDGGKGDVLQPTPPAMSWNKGSEKGAEVFTWTSYGSLHAALRQGGVAAQPCPPRRLNGTVPLDDLSNEELKNRLQQVTEEAELLHCELEAVQRHLEGKHEALKILQSRAVFEKATTHTKTLLQKSEERTKALEKEVNALQWEITFNQAQFKNLEQSWKEKYERICAENKTLSTTVEDGMKEVQELRSENSSLNQRCLELMAMLSAQEKRAFQGSLPPCSSLRRDGMALELAVLGACHCNATDGEPCPCARTAAASRKQVIQLKQEMEMQRRRKEEAYVMADAFRIAFEQQLKRRSDHVLCLTEKEGCFHKDVSSGHRKEAPLKRSSNTVAQKIRGMLQSSAEDKISHDLAETLHHLVDLLNDKEEALAHQRKVSHMLARNTEELEQRLLQLKGLDCEETSQRSRQELRICDNPPSTLPSILSTLGGDPDAQTPIPAAGALSAEMGATAETETEADDSAMRRRPERSGGSKEHSRCSVYGKEC; the protein is encoded by the exons ATGCAGGTTGGTGGAGAACACGCCGCACCGGTGTCCAGAAGACCTCGTGAAGATGACATGATGGAAGGGGACTTGGGCGACGGCATGGGCAAGAAGCCCGGAGGGCTATATGGCAAGACGCAGCAGGTGCTCGACGGAGGTAAGGGAGATGTGCTGCAGCCCACCCCCCCAGCAATGTCGTGGAATAAGGGGAGCGAGAAAGGCGCCGAGGTCTTCACCTGGACCTCCTACGGTTCCCTGCATGCAGCACTCCGACAGGGTGGGGTCGCTGCGCAGCCTTGCCCTCCGAGGAGACTCAATGGCACAG TCCCACTTGATGATCTTTCCAACGAGGAGCTCAAGAATCGGCTCCAGCAAGTCACGGAG GAAGCGGAACTGCTGCACTGTGAACTTGAAGCTGTACAGCGTCACCTGGAGGGTAAACACGAAGCCCTGAAAATCTTGCAGAGTCGG GCTGTGTTTGAGAAAGCGACCACTCACACCAAGACATTACTACAGAAAAGTGAGGAGAGAACCAAGGCTCTGGAGAAG gaaGTGAATGCTCTGCAGTGGGAGATCACCTTTAACCAGGCACAGTTCAAGAATCTGGAGCAATCCTGGAAGGAAAAGTATGAGAG GATTTGTGCTGAGAATAAGACCCTGAGTACCACAGTGGAAGACGGTATGAAAGAGGTGCAGGAGCTGCGGTCCGAGAATTCCT CTCTAAACCAGCGGTGCTTAGAGCTCATGGCCATGTTGAGTGCTCAAGAAAAGAGGGCGTTCCAGGGGTCTCTGCCTCCCTGTAGCAGCCTGAGAAGAGATGGGATGGCGCTCGAG CTGGCTGTGCTCGGTGCCTGCCACTGCAACGCCACAGACGGCGAGCCCTGTCCCTGCGCCAGGACTGCGGCTGCCAGCCGTAAGCAAGTGATCCAGCTCAAGCAGGAG ATGGAgatgcagaggaggaggaaggaggaggcctACGTCATGGCAGATGCATTCAGGATTGCCTTTGAGCAGCAGCTCAAGAGGAGGAGTGACCATGTCCTGTGCCTTACTGAGAAAGAGGGCTGCTTTCACAAAGACGTGTCTTCCGGTCACAGAAAGGAAG CACCATTGAAACGAAGCTCCAACACTGTAGCTCAGAAGATAAGAGGAATGCTGCAGTCCTCAGCTGAGGACAAGATTTCACACGACTTGGCTGAGACACTCCACCACCTGGTTGATCTG ttGAATGACAAGGAGGAGGCTTTGGCGCATCAGAGAAAGGTGAGCCACATGCTGGCTCGCAACACGGAGGAGCTGGAGCAACGGCTCCTACAGCTGAAAGGGCTGGATTGTGAGGAGACCAGCCAGAGGTCCAGGCAGGAGCTCAGGATTTGTGATAACCCACCTTCCACGCTTCCTTCTATCCTGAGCACTCTGGGGGGAGACCCGGATGCCCAGACGCCCATCCCCGCAGCAGGGGCGCTTTCCGCAGAAATGGGAGCCACAGCTGAGACTGAAACAGAAGCTGATGATAGTGCTATGAGGAGGAGGCCTGAGAGATCTGGTGGCAGTAAGGAGCACAGCAGATGTAGTGTTTATGGTAAAGAGTGCTAA
- the ccdc125 gene encoding coiled-coil domain-containing protein 125 isoform X2, translating into MMEGDLGDGMGKKPGGLYGKTQQVLDGGKGDVLQPTPPAMSWNKGSEKGAEVFTWTSYGSLHAALRQGGVAAQPCPPRRLNGTVPLDDLSNEELKNRLQQVTEEAELLHCELEAVQRHLEGKHEALKILQSRAVFEKATTHTKTLLQKSEERTKALEKEVNALQWEITFNQAQFKNLEQSWKEKYERICAENKTLSTTVEDGMKEVQELRSENSSLNQRCLELMAMLSAQEKRAFQGSLPPCSSLRRDGMALELAVLGACHCNATDGEPCPCARTAAASRKQVIQLKQEMEMQRRRKEEAYVMADAFRIAFEQQLKRRSDHVLCLTEKEGCFHKDVSSGHRKEAPLKRSSNTVAQKIRGMLQSSAEDKISHDLAETLHHLVDLLNDKEEALAHQRKVSHMLARNTEELEQRLLQLKGLDCEETSQRSRQELRICDNPPSTLPSILSTLGGDPDAQTPIPAAGALSAEMGATAETETEADDSAMRRRPERSGGSKEHSRCSVYGKEC; encoded by the exons ATGATGGAAGGGGACTTGGGCGACGGCATGGGCAAGAAGCCCGGAGGGCTATATGGCAAGACGCAGCAGGTGCTCGACGGAGGTAAGGGAGATGTGCTGCAGCCCACCCCCCCAGCAATGTCGTGGAATAAGGGGAGCGAGAAAGGCGCCGAGGTCTTCACCTGGACCTCCTACGGTTCCCTGCATGCAGCACTCCGACAGGGTGGGGTCGCTGCGCAGCCTTGCCCTCCGAGGAGACTCAATGGCACAG TCCCACTTGATGATCTTTCCAACGAGGAGCTCAAGAATCGGCTCCAGCAAGTCACGGAG GAAGCGGAACTGCTGCACTGTGAACTTGAAGCTGTACAGCGTCACCTGGAGGGTAAACACGAAGCCCTGAAAATCTTGCAGAGTCGG GCTGTGTTTGAGAAAGCGACCACTCACACCAAGACATTACTACAGAAAAGTGAGGAGAGAACCAAGGCTCTGGAGAAG gaaGTGAATGCTCTGCAGTGGGAGATCACCTTTAACCAGGCACAGTTCAAGAATCTGGAGCAATCCTGGAAGGAAAAGTATGAGAG GATTTGTGCTGAGAATAAGACCCTGAGTACCACAGTGGAAGACGGTATGAAAGAGGTGCAGGAGCTGCGGTCCGAGAATTCCT CTCTAAACCAGCGGTGCTTAGAGCTCATGGCCATGTTGAGTGCTCAAGAAAAGAGGGCGTTCCAGGGGTCTCTGCCTCCCTGTAGCAGCCTGAGAAGAGATGGGATGGCGCTCGAG CTGGCTGTGCTCGGTGCCTGCCACTGCAACGCCACAGACGGCGAGCCCTGTCCCTGCGCCAGGACTGCGGCTGCCAGCCGTAAGCAAGTGATCCAGCTCAAGCAGGAG ATGGAgatgcagaggaggaggaaggaggaggcctACGTCATGGCAGATGCATTCAGGATTGCCTTTGAGCAGCAGCTCAAGAGGAGGAGTGACCATGTCCTGTGCCTTACTGAGAAAGAGGGCTGCTTTCACAAAGACGTGTCTTCCGGTCACAGAAAGGAAG CACCATTGAAACGAAGCTCCAACACTGTAGCTCAGAAGATAAGAGGAATGCTGCAGTCCTCAGCTGAGGACAAGATTTCACACGACTTGGCTGAGACACTCCACCACCTGGTTGATCTG ttGAATGACAAGGAGGAGGCTTTGGCGCATCAGAGAAAGGTGAGCCACATGCTGGCTCGCAACACGGAGGAGCTGGAGCAACGGCTCCTACAGCTGAAAGGGCTGGATTGTGAGGAGACCAGCCAGAGGTCCAGGCAGGAGCTCAGGATTTGTGATAACCCACCTTCCACGCTTCCTTCTATCCTGAGCACTCTGGGGGGAGACCCGGATGCCCAGACGCCCATCCCCGCAGCAGGGGCGCTTTCCGCAGAAATGGGAGCCACAGCTGAGACTGAAACAGAAGCTGATGATAGTGCTATGAGGAGGAGGCCTGAGAGATCTGGTGGCAGTAAGGAGCACAGCAGATGTAGTGTTTATGGTAAAGAGTGCTAA